One uncultured Tolumonas sp. genomic window carries:
- a CDS encoding valine--tRNA ligase produces the protein MEKTFNPNAIEQAMYQHWEEQGYFKPSGDTSNGSYCIVIPPPNVTGSLHMGHAFQQTIMDSLIRYQRMLGKNTLWQAGTDHAGIATQMVVERKIAAEEGKTRHDYGRNAFIDKIWQWKEESGGTITRQMRRLGASVDWDREAFTMDPALSHAVQEVFVRLYEQDLIYRGKRLVNWDPKLHTAISDLEVENKEVKGHMWHLRYPLADGEKTAEGNDYLIVATTRPETMLGDTAVAVNPEDPRYKALIGKFIELPLVGRRIPIVADEHADMEKGTGCVKITPAHDFNDNEVGKRQHLPMINIFTLDAHIRAEAEVYDSKGNPSDVYPAALPAEFAGLERYAARKAIIAALEAKGLMDEIKDHVLQQPYGDRGGVPIEPMLTDQWYVRADVLAKPAIEAVEDGRIQFVPKQYENMYFSWMRDIQDWCISRQLWWGHRIPAWYDNNGNVYVGRNETEVRANYALAADVALRQDDDVLDTWFSSALWTFSTLGWPEKTPELEMFHPTDVLVTGFDIIFFWVARMIMMTMHFVKNEDGTPQVPFKTVYVTGLIRDEEGQKMSKSKGNVLDPLDMIDGISLPELLEKRTGNMMQPQLAEKIGKRTEKQFPEGIEAHGTDALRFTLAALASTGRDINWDMKRLDGYRNFCNKLWNASRYVLMNTEEQDCGFAGGDMQFSLADRWITSQLQLTIQELRHAMDTYRFDQAAGVLYEFIWNQFCDWYLELTKPVLWQGSEAEQRATRHTLVTVLESLLRLAHPIMPFMTESIWKSVAPLAGIHADTLMLQAYPEFDAAKLDEAALADQEWVKQFIVSVRNIRAEMNVAPSVPLTVLLKADAVDSQRAADNEAFLKSLAKLESITVLAVADAEPLSVKKLIGNTELLIPMAGLIDKDAELARLAKEVEKLEKECGRIEGKLGNEAFVAKAPEAVIAKEREKLTDYQSQLTKLKEQQETIKSL, from the coding sequence ATGGAAAAGACGTTTAATCCAAACGCCATTGAACAGGCGATGTATCAGCACTGGGAAGAACAGGGCTATTTTAAACCAAGTGGCGACACCAGCAATGGTAGCTACTGTATCGTGATCCCGCCGCCCAACGTGACGGGCAGCCTGCACATGGGTCATGCATTCCAGCAGACTATCATGGATTCGCTGATCCGTTATCAGCGTATGTTGGGCAAAAATACCTTGTGGCAGGCGGGTACTGACCATGCCGGGATTGCGACCCAGATGGTGGTGGAACGTAAGATCGCTGCCGAAGAGGGCAAGACGCGCCACGATTATGGTCGTAATGCCTTCATCGACAAGATCTGGCAATGGAAAGAAGAATCCGGTGGCACCATCACCCGTCAAATGCGTCGTTTAGGCGCCTCTGTGGATTGGGATCGAGAAGCGTTCACCATGGATCCAGCGCTGTCACACGCGGTGCAGGAAGTGTTTGTGCGTCTGTATGAACAAGATCTGATCTATCGCGGGAAACGTCTGGTGAACTGGGATCCGAAACTGCACACGGCGATCTCTGATCTGGAAGTAGAAAACAAAGAAGTTAAAGGCCACATGTGGCATCTGCGTTATCCGCTGGCCGATGGCGAAAAAACTGCCGAAGGCAACGATTACCTGATCGTAGCGACCACCCGTCCGGAAACCATGCTGGGTGACACGGCGGTGGCGGTGAACCCGGAAGATCCGCGTTACAAGGCGCTGATCGGTAAGTTTATCGAGCTGCCGCTGGTGGGCCGTCGTATTCCAATCGTGGCTGATGAACATGCCGACATGGAAAAAGGCACCGGTTGTGTGAAGATCACGCCTGCGCACGATTTCAACGATAACGAAGTTGGTAAACGTCAACACCTGCCGATGATCAACATCTTCACGCTGGATGCACACATTCGTGCGGAAGCGGAAGTGTATGACAGCAAAGGCAACCCAAGCGATGTATATCCGGCGGCATTGCCTGCTGAATTTGCGGGGCTTGAGCGTTATGCGGCGCGTAAAGCGATCATCGCAGCACTCGAAGCTAAAGGTCTGATGGACGAGATCAAAGATCACGTCTTACAGCAGCCTTACGGTGACCGCGGTGGTGTGCCTATCGAACCGATGCTGACCGACCAGTGGTATGTGCGTGCCGATGTGCTGGCGAAACCGGCGATTGAAGCGGTGGAAGATGGCCGTATTCAGTTCGTGCCAAAACAGTATGAAAACATGTACTTCTCTTGGATGCGTGATATTCAGGACTGGTGTATCTCGCGTCAGCTGTGGTGGGGTCACCGTATTCCAGCTTGGTATGACAACAACGGTAACGTGTATGTGGGCCGTAATGAAACGGAAGTGCGTGCTAACTACGCGCTGGCAGCAGATGTCGCGCTGCGTCAGGATGATGACGTATTGGACACCTGGTTCAGCTCGGCATTGTGGACTTTCTCGACCCTGGGCTGGCCGGAAAAAACACCTGAGTTGGAAATGTTCCACCCGACAGATGTGTTGGTGACTGGCTTTGACATCATTTTCTTCTGGGTTGCCCGCATGATCATGATGACCATGCACTTCGTGAAAAACGAAGATGGCACGCCACAAGTTCCGTTTAAGACGGTGTATGTGACAGGTCTGATTCGTGACGAAGAAGGCCAGAAGATGTCGAAATCCAAGGGCAACGTGCTTGACCCACTGGATATGATCGACGGTATCTCATTGCCGGAATTGCTGGAAAAACGCACCGGCAACATGATGCAGCCACAACTGGCGGAGAAGATCGGCAAACGCACCGAGAAGCAGTTCCCGGAAGGCATTGAAGCACACGGCACCGATGCATTGCGTTTCACGCTGGCCGCTCTGGCATCCACTGGTCGTGATATCAACTGGGACATGAAACGTCTGGATGGTTACCGTAACTTCTGTAACAAGCTGTGGAATGCCAGCCGTTATGTGCTGATGAACACCGAAGAGCAGGATTGCGGTTTTGCGGGTGGTGACATGCAGTTCAGCCTGGCGGATCGCTGGATCACCTCACAGTTGCAGTTGACCATTCAAGAGCTGCGTCATGCGATGGATACCTACCGCTTCGACCAAGCGGCGGGTGTGTTGTATGAATTTATCTGGAACCAGTTCTGTGACTGGTATTTGGAGCTGACCAAACCGGTATTGTGGCAGGGTAGTGAAGCCGAGCAGCGTGCCACGCGTCATACACTGGTGACTGTGTTGGAAAGCCTGCTGCGTCTGGCGCACCCAATCATGCCGTTCATGACCGAGTCAATTTGGAAATCTGTGGCTCCACTGGCGGGCATTCATGCTGATACATTGATGCTGCAGGCTTACCCAGAGTTTGATGCCGCGAAATTGGATGAAGCTGCGTTGGCGGATCAGGAATGGGTGAAACAGTTCATTGTCAGCGTGCGTAACATTCGTGCCGAGATGAACGTCGCGCCAAGCGTGCCGCTGACCGTGTTGCTGAAAGCCGATGCAGTTGACAGCCAACGCGCGGCAGACAACGAAGCGTTCCTGAAATCATTGGCTAAGCTGGAAAGCATCACTGTGCTGGCGGTTGCTGACGCAGAACCTTTATCCGTGAAGAAACTGATCGGTAACACCGAGCTGTTGATTCCGATGGCGGGCCTCATCGACAAAGACGCAGAATTGGCGCGTCTGGCGAAAGAAGTCGAGAAGCTGGAAAAAGAGTGTGGCCGCATTGAAGGCAAGCTGGGTAACGAAGCGTTCGTTGCCAAAGCGCCGGAAGCAGTGATTGCCAAAGAGCGTGAAAAACTGACCGATTATCAAAGTCAGCTGACCAAACTCAAAGAACAGCAAGAAACCATCAAATCACTGTAA
- a CDS encoding DoxX family protein, with product MQIINRFGPLVGRILIALIFVMSGFGKITGFAGTVGYIASQGLPLPQLAAIAAIVVELGGGLMVIVGWKARWAAAAMFIFTAMAAFIFHAYWTAPVEQVQNQMIHFMKNISMMGGLLYVVVHGSGALSLDKTNVAKS from the coding sequence ATGCAGATCATTAACCGTTTCGGACCACTGGTCGGCCGTATTTTGATTGCGCTGATTTTTGTCATGTCAGGTTTTGGCAAGATCACGGGTTTTGCCGGCACCGTCGGTTACATTGCCAGTCAAGGCCTGCCACTGCCACAGTTAGCGGCTATCGCGGCGATTGTTGTTGAGTTGGGCGGTGGTTTGATGGTGATTGTGGGCTGGAAAGCGCGCTGGGCCGCAGCCGCAATGTTTATTTTTACCGCGATGGCCGCGTTTATCTTCCATGCTTATTGGACGGCACCGGTTGAACAAGTGCAAAACCAAATGATCCACTTCATGAAAAATATTTCGATGATGGGCGGTCTGTTGTATGTGGTGGTGCATGGCAGTGGTGCGTTGAGTTTAGATAAAACCAACGTTGCTAAATCATAA
- a CDS encoding pirin family protein, translating to MLEVRASSDRGHANFGWLLSKHSFSFGNYYDPQQLGFSDLLVINDDQVKQGKGFDTHGHRDMEIFSYVLEGALEHKDSMGTGSVIRPGDVQMMSAGSGIRHSEYNPSREELVHFLQIWIVPNRKGVTPRYQQQHFADAEKRGQLRLIISPEGEVGSLSVYQDVRVYAGLFDGDETQTFTLPDNRYAYVHVARGSIEINGQQLSAGDGARIRQEQHLTLQHGVAAEVLLFDLRPNELALVR from the coding sequence ATGTTGGAAGTCAGAGCGTCATCCGATCGAGGCCATGCCAATTTTGGTTGGTTACTGTCAAAACACAGTTTTTCCTTTGGTAATTATTACGATCCGCAGCAGCTTGGTTTTTCCGATCTGCTGGTGATCAACGACGATCAGGTCAAGCAAGGTAAAGGTTTTGATACGCACGGCCACCGTGATATGGAGATCTTTTCCTATGTGCTGGAAGGGGCGTTGGAGCATAAAGATTCGATGGGTACGGGTTCGGTGATCCGTCCAGGCGATGTACAGATGATGAGTGCCGGTTCCGGCATCCGCCACAGTGAATACAACCCTTCCCGTGAAGAGTTGGTGCATTTTTTACAGATCTGGATCGTGCCCAATCGTAAAGGCGTGACTCCACGTTATCAGCAGCAACATTTTGCGGATGCGGAAAAACGTGGCCAGTTACGCTTGATTATTTCACCGGAAGGGGAAGTGGGTTCACTGTCGGTATATCAGGATGTGCGTGTGTATGCCGGGTTATTTGACGGTGATGAAACGCAGACTTTCACCTTGCCAGACAATCGTTATGCTTACGTGCATGTTGCGCGTGGCAGCATCGAGATCAATGGTCAGCAGCTATCTGCGGGTGACGGTGCCCGGATCAGACAAGAGCAGCACCTCACCTTGCAACATGGTGTCGCGGCGGAAGTGCTGCTGTTTGATCTGCGCCCCAACGAACTGGCGCTAGTGCGTTGA
- a CDS encoding LysR family transcriptional regulator has protein sequence MNRLDAMHLFVRIVESGSFTAVAEQMGLARSVVTRQIAALEAHLGVKLMVRNTRRLSLTSAGSAYLEKCRVILDLVDAAEASVMEERLTPRGNVRIGLPLSFGLKVLSPLLLEFSTLYPDINLELDFDDRRMNLIEEGMALSIRIAGQLEPGDIVRKLSSCKLLTIASPDYLQKHGRPTHPSELIHHDCLGYTLTANGASWTYLIDGRYETVYINCRIKANNGDALTEAVAKGLGIARQPDFIVNDYLASGAVESILDEFTTPDLGIYAILPSNRYVPHRVRVLLDFLANQLDKKKR, from the coding sequence ATGAATCGACTCGACGCCATGCACTTATTTGTCCGCATCGTAGAATCCGGTAGTTTCACGGCCGTTGCCGAACAAATGGGCTTAGCCCGTTCCGTCGTCACACGACAGATCGCTGCGCTGGAAGCACATCTTGGCGTGAAATTAATGGTGCGTAATACCCGACGCCTGTCGCTGACATCCGCTGGCAGCGCCTATCTGGAAAAATGTCGGGTCATTCTTGATTTGGTTGATGCCGCTGAAGCCAGTGTGATGGAAGAGCGTCTGACACCAAGAGGTAATGTCCGCATCGGTTTACCGCTCAGTTTTGGTTTAAAAGTGCTTTCGCCGCTGTTGCTGGAGTTTTCCACCTTATATCCAGACATTAATTTGGAACTCGATTTTGATGATCGTCGGATGAACCTGATTGAAGAGGGCATGGCTCTCTCTATCCGTATTGCCGGACAACTGGAACCCGGCGACATCGTACGTAAACTCAGCTCATGTAAACTACTAACCATTGCCTCTCCAGATTATCTGCAAAAACATGGCAGACCGACACATCCATCAGAACTCATCCATCACGATTGTCTGGGTTATACACTCACCGCCAACGGCGCAAGCTGGACCTATCTGATCGATGGCCGCTATGAAACGGTTTATATCAACTGTCGGATCAAAGCCAATAACGGCGATGCACTGACGGAAGCGGTGGCAAAAGGCTTAGGCATCGCACGGCAACCCGATTTCATCGTAAATGATTATCTGGCCAGTGGCGCGGTTGAAAGTATATTGGATGAGTTTACGACACCGGATTTAGGCATTTACGCGATCCTGCCGAGTAACCGTTATGTGCCACATCGGGTGCGGGTGTTACTTGATTTTCTGGCTAATCAGTTGGATAAAAAAAAGCGCTGA
- a CDS encoding M20/M25/M40 family metallo-hydrolase has product MRNAIPREASALVSIPTEKQHELTMWLAQEAPRLTKEFQHSDTGLQLVVAHAPSAELVLTQICQQQLLAGLVALPNGVISMSHAVKGVVETSTNMGIIKTEGTTLTAISFVRSLTDEGRWHLRSSFSAIANLSGAQCLFSGDYSGWAPEPNSPIMQITQQQHQRLFGCKANIMVIHAGLECGLFKKAYPDLDMVSIGPTIKGAHSPEERVSIPSVERFWQLLTATLAAIPTEERALN; this is encoded by the coding sequence TTGCGGAATGCCATACCACGGGAAGCCTCTGCGCTGGTTTCAATTCCAACTGAAAAACAACACGAATTGACGATGTGGCTGGCACAAGAAGCACCGCGACTGACAAAAGAGTTTCAACACAGTGACACCGGTTTACAGCTTGTTGTTGCTCATGCGCCATCCGCAGAACTTGTGTTAACACAAATTTGTCAGCAACAACTGTTAGCCGGATTAGTCGCCCTGCCCAATGGTGTGATCAGCATGAGCCACGCCGTCAAAGGGGTAGTGGAAACCTCCACCAATATGGGGATCATTAAGACTGAAGGCACAACATTAACCGCGATTTCATTTGTGCGTTCTCTCACCGATGAAGGGCGTTGGCATCTGCGTTCCAGCTTTTCGGCAATCGCCAATTTAAGTGGCGCACAGTGTCTGTTTTCCGGCGATTATTCCGGTTGGGCACCAGAACCAAATTCACCCATCATGCAGATCACACAACAACAACATCAGCGCTTATTTGGCTGTAAAGCCAATATCATGGTGATCCACGCCGGGTTGGAATGTGGTCTGTTTAAAAAAGCCTATCCGGATTTAGATATGGTTTCGATCGGTCCGACCATCAAAGGAGCACATTCACCGGAGGAACGGGTTTCCATTCCTTCGGTGGAACGTTTCTGGCAATTACTGACCGCCACGCTGGCGGCAATCCCAACAGAAGAGCGAGCGCTGAACTAA
- the alr gene encoding alanine racemase, which translates to MLTAKAEIDLNALQHNFNVIKQLSPRSKIVAVVKGNAYGHCATTVAKTLSAADAFAVARIEEAVVLRQAGITQPIILLEGCFCADDLHTAAQSQFQPVVHHAGQLADILATSLASPLKVWLKIDTGMHRIGIYPEQVAHYVSQLTHSANVMGDVGFVSHFYQADELSSATTLEQLTRFVAATAPFPGEKSLSNSAGVLYWSDAHFDWVRPGIALYGISPRAESNGIDEGLLPVMTLKSKLISVREHKAGETIGYGGHWIAERDTRIGVVAMGYGDGYPRMAPAGTPVLVNGRKVALVGRVSMDMMTVDLGPESHDQAGDEVTLWGNGLPAEEVARHIGTIAYELVIKITNRVERQFL; encoded by the coding sequence ATGTTAACTGCAAAGGCTGAAATTGATCTGAATGCCTTACAACATAACTTCAATGTCATAAAGCAACTCAGCCCACGCAGTAAGATTGTTGCGGTTGTGAAAGGCAATGCCTACGGTCATTGTGCAACGACGGTAGCCAAAACTTTGTCTGCCGCCGATGCCTTTGCCGTTGCCCGCATTGAAGAGGCTGTCGTTTTGCGCCAAGCGGGGATCACCCAGCCCATTATCTTGTTGGAAGGTTGTTTCTGCGCCGACGATTTGCACACCGCTGCGCAATCTCAGTTTCAGCCGGTGGTACATCATGCCGGACAATTAGCCGATATTCTTGCAACCTCGTTAGCCAGCCCGTTGAAAGTCTGGTTAAAAATCGACACCGGCATGCATCGCATCGGCATCTACCCGGAACAAGTGGCGCATTATGTCAGTCAGTTGACACACTCGGCGAATGTCATGGGTGATGTGGGTTTTGTCAGCCATTTTTATCAAGCTGACGAGTTATCATCAGCCACCACACTCGAGCAGTTAACCCGCTTTGTTGCAGCAACAGCGCCCTTCCCCGGTGAAAAAAGCCTGTCAAACTCCGCTGGCGTCTTATATTGGTCAGATGCCCATTTCGACTGGGTACGCCCCGGTATTGCGTTATACGGCATCTCACCACGCGCGGAAAGCAATGGCATCGATGAAGGTTTGTTACCTGTCATGACGCTGAAAAGTAAGTTAATTTCCGTGCGTGAACACAAAGCCGGTGAAACCATTGGTTATGGCGGACATTGGATCGCAGAACGAGACACCCGTATCGGCGTCGTCGCGATGGGTTATGGCGATGGTTATCCGCGTATGGCACCGGCCGGAACACCCGTTTTAGTGAATGGTCGCAAAGTCGCGCTGGTTGGTCGTGTATCGATGGACATGATGACGGTTGATCTCGGCCCAGAGAGCCACGATCAGGCCGGTGATGAAGTGACATTATGGGGCAATGGCCTGCCAGCTGAAGAGGTGGCGCGGCATATCGGCACCATTGCCTATGAGCTGGTGATTAAAATCACTAACCGTGTAGAACGCCAGTTCTTATAA
- a CDS encoding M20/M25/M40 family metallo-hydrolase yields MTMLTRLQPSRLWTFFAQICQIPHPSKQEQTLSDWIASLVATQKLSLKSDAKGNLLISKAATAGMEQRQSVILQAHLDMVPQASNGHDFSCDPIQPYIDGNWVRAKGTTLGADNGIGVAACLAVLTDPSLKHGPLEVLFTVDEEAGMGGAFALQPDWLQGKILINTDAEQDGDIYMGCAGGLEAKLCFELTFEPNPADYQTYQLQLTGLRGGHSGLDIHEGRGNANQLLCRTLFRYATSITDPNKCSEWRHLAECHTTGSLCAGFNSN; encoded by the coding sequence ATGACCATGCTAACCCGACTGCAACCATCACGCCTGTGGACTTTCTTCGCACAGATCTGCCAGATCCCGCACCCATCCAAACAAGAGCAGACCTTAAGTGACTGGATAGCGTCATTGGTGGCTACGCAAAAGCTCAGTTTAAAAAGTGATGCCAAAGGCAATTTGCTGATCAGTAAAGCGGCAACAGCCGGCATGGAACAACGCCAGTCAGTGATTTTGCAGGCACATCTCGACATGGTGCCGCAGGCCAGTAACGGCCATGACTTTTCCTGCGATCCCATCCAGCCCTATATTGATGGCAACTGGGTGCGTGCCAAAGGTACCACACTGGGTGCCGATAATGGCATCGGCGTCGCAGCCTGTCTGGCGGTATTAACCGACCCCAGCCTGAAACACGGGCCGTTGGAAGTGCTGTTTACCGTCGATGAAGAAGCCGGTATGGGTGGTGCATTTGCGCTGCAACCTGACTGGCTGCAAGGTAAAATTCTGATCAACACCGATGCCGAACAAGATGGCGATATCTACATGGGCTGCGCCGGCGGCTTAGAAGCAAAACTTTGTTTTGAACTGACCTTTGAACCCAACCCAGCGGATTATCAAACCTATCAACTGCAGCTTACCGGTTTACGGGGTGGGCATTCCGGCCTTGATATTCATGAAGGTCGCGGCAATGCCAATCAGTTGTTGTGCCGCACTTTATTCCGCTATGCAACAAGCATTACCGATCCGAATAAATGCTCTGAATGGCGGCACCTTGCGGAATGCCATACCACGGGAAGCCTCTGCGCTGGTTTCAATTCCAACTGA